The Treponema medium genome has a window encoding:
- a CDS encoding viperin family antiviral radical SAM protein, producing the protein MQTTHCLTVNWHFTAACNFKCRYCFMHNSLSLTRKDYMVVLKKLTGSFQRINFVGGEPTVSPLLIPLVRDAYHAGFDCSIVTNGFNLIHHTQQFEAIYPLLSCIGISVDSLNKETNAAIGRCCKGHVITRTEYEQLCAAIKSHGIRLKINTVVSKLNVHEDFTHFYEAVQPDRIKLFQVLKPNTQLKNDYGDLLITKADFNSFVLRHKTAGSFGENIVAEDNAAMTNAYYILDSECRFIDNKTGKKSPSLANDGMTVEKALSYIEVDAAKYQARYIA; encoded by the coding sequence ATGCAAACGACTCATTGTCTCACTGTTAATTGGCACTTTACTGCAGCGTGCAATTTTAAGTGCCGGTATTGTTTTATGCACAATAGTCTTTCGTTAACGCGGAAAGATTATATGGTTGTGCTTAAAAAGCTTACAGGCTCCTTTCAAAGGATTAACTTTGTCGGCGGAGAACCGACCGTATCTCCCTTACTCATCCCGCTTGTCCGTGATGCTTATCACGCGGGGTTCGACTGCTCAATCGTAACAAACGGTTTTAATCTCATCCATCATACGCAACAGTTTGAAGCTATCTATCCGCTTTTATCATGCATCGGTATCAGTGTCGATTCTTTAAACAAAGAAACGAATGCTGCAATCGGCAGATGCTGTAAGGGGCATGTTATTACAAGAACTGAGTACGAACAGCTGTGCGCTGCAATCAAATCACACGGTATTCGGTTAAAGATAAATACGGTGGTCAGTAAGTTGAATGTGCATGAGGATTTTACCCACTTTTACGAAGCCGTACAGCCTGACAGAATAAAGCTCTTCCAAGTATTGAAGCCGAACACACAGCTTAAAAATGATTATGGTGATCTGCTGATTACTAAAGCCGATTTTAATTCCTTTGTACTGCGGCACAAAACCGCCGGCTCTTTCGGTGAGAATATCGTTGCAGAGGATAATGCGGCGATGACGAACGCCTACTACATTCTTGACAGCGAGTGCCGGTTTATCGACAACAAAACCGGTAAAAAGAGTCCTTCGCTTGCAAATGATGGGATGACGGTTGAAAAAGCTTTATCGTATATAGAAGTAGATGCTGCAAAATATCAAGCAAGATATATTGCGTAA
- a CDS encoding substrate-binding domain-containing protein yields the protein MKGISKVSHKVVLAVLACSLLVLASCGEKSTATLNKDKPLVFFNRQPSDPTTGEIDMTTMNWNDKTYYVGFDAAGGGAVQGALIVEFLAKADASIDRNGDGVLGYVLCIGDVGHNDSKARTEGIRRALGTWAGSTDPGVVQEGSVTIEGKTLKVVELEGKAMTGTDGSTWNANAATEAMGGWATKFADQIDMVVSNNDGMAMGCLQASNYPAGVPIFGYDANADAIEAIGNGKLSGTVSQNVDAQATATLQVLRNLLDGLTGEAVYTQGISVADKYGNKITAPVQYWADVKAVMAENSGVNAENWQNYSGGSRDAGIKQTQADKKKVLLTIYNSADNFLSSSYVPALKYYAPLLNIDLTIVQGDGQNESSCLDRFTNLNNFDAFAVNMVKTNSGADYTGKLKY from the coding sequence ATGAAAGGTATTTCAAAGGTATCTCACAAAGTTGTATTGGCTGTACTGGCATGCAGCCTTTTGGTTCTTGCAAGCTGCGGAGAAAAAAGCACCGCAACGCTCAACAAGGATAAGCCGCTCGTATTCTTTAACCGGCAGCCGTCCGATCCGACAACCGGTGAAATCGATATGACGACGATGAACTGGAACGACAAGACCTACTATGTCGGTTTTGACGCTGCAGGCGGGGGAGCCGTTCAGGGGGCGTTGATTGTGGAGTTCCTTGCCAAGGCTGACGCTTCTATCGACCGCAACGGCGACGGCGTGTTAGGCTATGTACTGTGCATCGGCGACGTCGGGCATAACGATTCTAAAGCGAGAACGGAAGGTATCAGACGGGCGCTCGGTACATGGGCAGGTTCCACCGACCCGGGCGTTGTGCAGGAAGGTTCCGTTACCATCGAAGGAAAGACCTTAAAAGTTGTTGAACTTGAAGGAAAGGCAATGACCGGAACCGACGGTTCTACTTGGAACGCAAACGCCGCAACCGAAGCAATGGGCGGCTGGGCTACCAAATTTGCAGACCAGATCGACATGGTTGTTTCCAACAACGACGGTATGGCAATGGGCTGTTTACAGGCTTCAAACTATCCGGCAGGCGTTCCGATTTTCGGCTATGACGCAAACGCAGACGCGATCGAAGCAATCGGAAACGGCAAACTCTCGGGAACCGTTTCTCAGAACGTAGACGCACAGGCAACTGCAACGCTGCAAGTATTACGCAACTTGCTCGACGGTTTAACCGGAGAGGCGGTGTATACTCAGGGTATCTCCGTCGCCGACAAATACGGCAATAAGATCACCGCGCCCGTACAGTATTGGGCAGACGTAAAAGCCGTTATGGCGGAAAACTCGGGCGTAAATGCCGAAAACTGGCAGAACTACTCCGGCGGCAGCCGCGATGCGGGCATCAAGCAGACACAGGCGGACAAGAAAAAGGTGTTATTGACAATCTACAACTCTGCCGATAACTTCCTTTCTTCTTCGTATGTTCCGGCACTGAAATACTACGCTCCGCTTTTGAACATCGATCTGACAATCGTACAGGGCGACGGACAAAACGAGTCCAGCTGCTTGGATCGCTTTACCAACCTGAACAACTTTGACGCATTCGCCGTCAATATGGTAAAGACCAACTCCGGCGCAGACTACACCGGCAAGCTGAAGTACTAA
- a CDS encoding sugar ABC transporter ATP-binding protein produces MEDTVLEIKNLSKSFAKNKVLENISLTVKRGAVVGLMGENGAGKSTMMKCLFGIYAKDEGRFFLENNLIDFKSPKDALENGVAMVHQELNQCLDRTVMDNLFLGRYPVRFGAVNEVKMQKDADALFASLKMNVNARTIMRTMSVSQRQMVEIAKAVSYNAKVIVLDEPTSSLTEPEVIKLFSIVRSLSQKGVSFVYISHKMDEIFQICSEVAVLRDGRLTLAKNINDTNMNELISAMVGRSLEKRFPDVDNEVGEDYFEVRNITTRYEPQLKDISFTVKKGEIFGLYGLVGAGRSELLESIFGLRTIASGEMLLDGKKLHFSNAKEAMDYNFALVTEERKFNGMFAKASIKFNTVIANIETYKTFGVLSNRKMQEAADREIKTMHTKCVSADELISALSGGNQQKVIIGKWLERQPDILLLDEPTRGIDVGAKYEIYQLIINMAKAGKTIIVVSSEMPEILGITNRIAVMSNYRLAGIVDTATTDQEALLRLSARYL; encoded by the coding sequence ATGGAAGACACGGTACTTGAAATTAAAAATCTTTCAAAGTCTTTTGCTAAAAACAAGGTATTGGAAAATATCAGTTTGACGGTGAAACGAGGGGCGGTTGTCGGACTGATGGGAGAAAACGGCGCCGGAAAATCGACGATGATGAAGTGTTTGTTCGGGATTTATGCGAAGGACGAAGGACGCTTTTTCCTTGAGAATAACTTGATCGATTTTAAGTCTCCCAAGGATGCGCTTGAAAACGGTGTGGCGATGGTGCATCAAGAGCTGAACCAATGCCTTGACCGTACTGTGATGGATAATCTCTTTTTAGGAAGGTATCCTGTCCGGTTCGGCGCGGTGAATGAAGTGAAGATGCAAAAGGATGCGGACGCGCTGTTTGCGTCTCTTAAAATGAATGTGAATGCACGCACGATTATGCGCACAATGTCCGTTTCGCAGCGGCAGATGGTAGAGATTGCGAAGGCTGTTTCGTATAACGCGAAGGTTATCGTGCTGGATGAGCCGACTTCTTCTTTGACGGAACCGGAAGTTATTAAGCTGTTTTCTATTGTACGGTCGTTAAGCCAGAAGGGTGTGTCTTTCGTATATATCTCTCATAAAATGGATGAGATTTTTCAGATATGCAGCGAGGTTGCAGTGCTGCGCGACGGGCGGCTGACGCTGGCAAAGAATATCAATGACACGAATATGAATGAATTGATTTCGGCGATGGTCGGGCGTTCGTTGGAAAAGCGCTTCCCCGATGTGGATAATGAGGTTGGGGAGGATTATTTTGAGGTGCGGAATATTACGACCCGCTATGAACCTCAGCTAAAGGATATTTCTTTTACGGTAAAAAAGGGAGAAATTTTCGGGCTGTACGGGCTGGTCGGCGCGGGGCGGAGCGAGCTTTTGGAAAGTATCTTCGGCCTTCGCACTATTGCGTCGGGCGAGATGCTCTTGGACGGTAAGAAGCTTCATTTTTCCAATGCGAAGGAGGCGATGGACTATAACTTTGCGCTGGTAACCGAGGAGCGGAAGTTCAACGGGATGTTCGCCAAAGCGTCCATTAAATTTAATACCGTTATTGCGAACATTGAAACCTATAAAACATTCGGTGTGCTGTCAAACCGCAAAATGCAGGAGGCTGCCGACCGTGAAATAAAGACGATGCACACAAAGTGTGTTTCTGCGGATGAGCTGATTAGCGCGTTGAGCGGGGGGAATCAGCAGAAAGTGATTATCGGCAAATGGCTTGAACGCCAGCCCGACATTCTTTTGCTGGATGAACCGACCCGCGGTATCGACGTTGGCGCTAAGTACGAAATTTATCAGCTTATTATCAATATGGCGAAAGCGGGAAAGACGATTATCGTTGTTTCGAGTGAGATGCCGGAAATTTTAGGCATTACGAATCGCATTGCCGTTATGTCGAACTACCGCCTTGCCGGTATTGTCGATACCGCTACCACCGATCAGGAAGCGCTGTTGCGGCTTTCCGCTCGGTACTTATAA
- a CDS encoding efflux RND transporter permease subunit — protein sequence MKYGKNYAYTLITVIAAVTVFFSFMIPKIDMDNELRHFFPEKHPSNIRFKQLTADFGDQYAMDIVIETKEDTILRSDYVTAIKNISEELALVDNVVKVRSLTNIEFITAKDGSLIVEALLPEHFSGTATEIQAIKQKIFEWPHAYLGTIISDNLKGVQIVVTMASTCTPSEISALYNNTVEIVKRNLQTLNGMSYKIAGDPVLAEYATLFMYADLRNLIPLITVVVLFCLFLSFKNIEGTILPLLAVLISTVWTIGTMAVLGEPLTIVSSCLPVLLIAVGSAYGIHIVNHYYQHLEMQPLITSQECHCTAVAESLKEIRAPVLLAGITTIAGFISTITSPIKPLKSFATFSAYGIVIELVVAFLLIPALLVLKPIRLVQKQQNRMKMHVVKQNARLAALGIKIDEKGLTHKIYLFFNRHRAGFIIMLLVIISLSIWGIHQLNIESAFLEYFPKNSEIREGVSYIDEHYVGSTGFSLLIDGKKKGALCDPEILKQMDDLSNFLTDNYADIGTILSFSDFIKRLNQVMHKDMLLESFDAAEATDETSQSTESFFSDTGSFFTDSNAEQSGEMMDKSSPDNLTAQTVSSTTTEPSSFAARYRGKTLTTDDVMELFIAAYAQSGGKNVTLPDFMTALQKELNYNGAAYDEIPYDISKYPVAHREELKNLISQYLLLYSGSLDDLVDEQLEPSKTRMQIMMRVHDTGKIKAVINAAEQYAQQHFPEGYTLEASGLGELETAMTSMIIDSQVSSLLLAIVIVFCILSLYYRSPIAGLIGAVPLGISILMNFGIMGLAGINLDMVTSLVAAIAIGIGIDYTVHFMNNYHKERLRTDDLTAVTVNTLQLSGKAIMVNAASVGFGFVVLCFSRFVVLRFVGFLVAVVMLTGSIAAMTILPVLLNIFKPRFMNK from the coding sequence ATGAAATATGGGAAAAATTACGCATATACTTTGATAACGGTTATTGCAGCCGTTACCGTGTTTTTCAGTTTTATGATTCCAAAAATCGATATGGATAATGAACTGCGCCACTTTTTTCCGGAAAAACATCCGTCAAATATTAGGTTTAAACAACTGACAGCTGATTTCGGCGATCAGTATGCAATGGATATCGTAATTGAAACAAAAGAAGATACTATCCTTCGTTCAGACTATGTTACCGCCATCAAAAATATTTCTGAAGAACTTGCTTTAGTCGATAATGTGGTGAAAGTACGATCTTTAACCAATATTGAGTTTATCACGGCAAAAGATGGTTCCCTTATTGTGGAAGCCTTGCTTCCGGAACATTTTTCAGGAACTGCAACAGAAATTCAAGCGATAAAACAAAAAATCTTTGAATGGCCGCACGCCTATCTCGGTACGATTATTTCCGATAATTTAAAAGGCGTGCAGATTGTCGTAACAATGGCGTCAACTTGTACCCCCTCCGAAATTAGTGCGCTTTATAACAATACGGTAGAGATAGTCAAGCGGAATTTGCAAACGCTAAACGGGATGTCTTATAAAATTGCCGGTGATCCGGTACTTGCCGAATATGCAACGCTTTTTATGTATGCCGACTTGCGCAATCTTATTCCGTTAATTACAGTGGTAGTTTTATTCTGTTTGTTTTTATCCTTTAAGAATATTGAAGGAACAATTCTGCCGCTGCTTGCGGTGCTTATCAGTACGGTATGGACAATCGGTACGATGGCTGTCTTGGGAGAGCCGCTAACGATCGTATCAAGCTGTCTGCCGGTATTGCTTATTGCCGTCGGTTCCGCTTACGGTATTCACATTGTCAATCATTATTATCAGCATCTTGAAATGCAGCCGCTGATAACTTCGCAGGAATGCCATTGCACCGCCGTTGCCGAATCGCTGAAAGAGATCCGCGCACCGGTATTGCTTGCAGGTATTACAACTATCGCAGGCTTTATATCTACCATCACCAGCCCGATAAAACCGCTGAAATCCTTTGCAACATTTAGCGCCTACGGTATTGTAATCGAATTGGTTGTTGCCTTTCTGCTCATTCCTGCATTGCTGGTACTGAAACCAATAAGGCTTGTACAAAAACAGCAAAATAGGATGAAGATGCATGTGGTAAAACAAAATGCACGGCTTGCCGCATTGGGAATAAAAATAGATGAAAAAGGATTGACCCATAAGATATACCTCTTTTTTAATCGACATCGAGCGGGATTTATCATTATGTTACTTGTCATTATCAGCCTTTCGATATGGGGTATTCATCAGTTAAATATCGAGTCGGCATTTTTGGAATATTTCCCTAAAAATTCTGAAATACGGGAAGGCGTTTCCTATATAGACGAGCACTACGTCGGCTCTACGGGATTCAGCTTACTGATTGACGGTAAAAAGAAAGGCGCTCTCTGCGACCCAGAAATCTTAAAACAAATGGATGACCTTTCCAACTTTCTCACCGATAATTATGCCGATATCGGAACGATATTATCGTTCTCCGATTTTATCAAGCGGCTCAATCAAGTGATGCATAAAGATATGTTGCTCGAATCTTTCGACGCAGCTGAAGCTACCGATGAAACCTCTCAATCCACCGAGAGTTTCTTTTCGGACACCGGAAGTTTCTTTACCGATTCCAATGCTGAACAAAGCGGAGAAATGATGGATAAGTCTTCACCGGATAACCTTACGGCGCAGACCGTATCAAGTACGACTACTGAACCATCTTCTTTTGCCGCACGATATCGCGGGAAAACACTGACAACCGACGACGTGATGGAGCTTTTTATCGCTGCGTATGCCCAATCGGGAGGAAAGAACGTTACGCTTCCTGATTTTATGACCGCGTTGCAAAAAGAACTAAATTACAATGGAGCTGCTTATGATGAAATTCCCTACGACATTTCAAAATATCCGGTTGCTCATCGTGAGGAATTAAAAAATTTAATCTCACAGTATCTTCTATTGTATTCAGGTTCACTTGACGATCTGGTTGATGAACAGCTGGAGCCGTCAAAGACTCGTATGCAGATAATGATGCGTGTTCACGATACCGGCAAGATAAAAGCGGTTATCAACGCTGCCGAACAGTATGCACAACAACATTTTCCCGAAGGCTACACGTTGGAAGCGTCCGGACTTGGAGAGCTTGAAACCGCAATGACCTCGATGATTATTGATAGTCAAGTGTCGAGTTTGCTACTTGCTATTGTGATTGTGTTCTGTATTTTGTCTCTCTATTACCGTTCTCCGATTGCCGGACTTATCGGTGCTGTGCCTCTCGGTATTTCTATCCTTATGAACTTCGGTATTATGGGATTAGCCGGTATCAATCTTGATATGGTAACCAGTCTGGTAGCTGCGATCGCCATTGGAATCGGTATCGACTATACCGTTCACTTTATGAATAACTACCATAAAGAACGATTGAGAACAGACGATTTAACTGCGGTAACGGTTAATACGTTGCAACTTTCGGGAAAGGCTATTATGGTCAATGCCGCATCAGTCGGCTTCGGCTTTGTTGTGTTGTGTTTTTCACGCTTTGTGGTGTTGCGATTTGTCGGATTTTTAGTCGCAGTTGTCATGCTTACCGGCTCCATTGCAGCTATGACAATTTTGCCGGTGCTGCTCAATATTTTTAAACCACGTTTTATGAATAAATAG
- the recG gene encoding ATP-dependent DNA helicase RecG encodes MLIGEIQTPVSNLYGAGKTTVEQLSRLGVSTVGDLLRLWPRAWEDRSRYNTLSEWNKFHKLNVPVTVMDQQWFGYGRMKTLKLIVCDSEGIRGELACFNRPFLEKSFPEGTKALVYGSFSVKYGAIQSSSFDIEKYDTAERRILPVYPLTQGLTQTKLRKLIDQALNSYARGIDSELPAEVLNKYGYPDKRTVLFAMHRPASMQDAGNARTALIFEEFFLYEAAVGMRALERRGVLPRTPAQAGASEGAAQSAGPLQYTYSPLQKELLSRLPFTLTADQQAVIAEINADLDGTAPAARLIQGDVGSGKTLVAFLACLKVIEGGGQAALMAPTELLARQHADNAAKLLEPLGVRLAFLTGNLKAAGRSQLLQQLASGNIDLIIGTHALFSAQTLYKNLRMVVIDEQHRFGVLQRSAIIQKGIDSGKKAPHFLMMSATPIPRTLALSMFGDLDISVIKTMPPGRKPVITYVAPESKAEKVYYFIGQDILAGKQAYFVYPIIEDSDTLSLKSAEDMFAELTRDFPHHRLALLHSKVPEDEARTIMQEFRSGTIHILVATSVIEVGVDVPNATCMVIEHADRFGLSALHQLRGRIGRGSEQSYCFLLYGKNITETGMARLKVMASTTDGFVIAEEDLKLRGPGDIGGVEQSGYCGFELADPIRDFALLEKARIAAFEMLAAQRGLTQRENSNT; translated from the coding sequence ATGCTGATTGGAGAAATTCAAACGCCTGTGTCAAATCTGTATGGAGCGGGAAAAACAACTGTTGAACAGCTGAGCCGGCTGGGGGTCTCGACGGTCGGTGATCTACTACGGCTCTGGCCGCGCGCATGGGAAGACCGCAGCAGGTATAATACGCTCAGCGAATGGAATAAATTTCATAAATTGAATGTTCCGGTAACGGTTATGGATCAGCAATGGTTCGGCTACGGGCGTATGAAAACGCTCAAGTTGATTGTCTGCGATTCGGAAGGTATACGCGGCGAGTTGGCGTGCTTTAACCGGCCTTTTTTAGAAAAATCGTTTCCGGAAGGTACAAAGGCGCTGGTCTACGGAAGTTTTTCCGTTAAATACGGGGCTATCCAATCGAGTTCTTTCGATATAGAAAAATATGATACGGCGGAGCGCCGTATTTTGCCGGTATATCCGCTGACGCAGGGGCTTACGCAGACAAAACTGCGTAAACTCATCGATCAGGCGCTTAACTCGTATGCGCGGGGAATCGACTCCGAGCTTCCCGCCGAGGTATTAAACAAATACGGCTACCCCGATAAAAGAACCGTGCTGTTTGCAATGCACCGCCCCGCTTCCATGCAAGATGCGGGAAACGCCCGCACCGCGCTCATCTTTGAAGAGTTCTTCCTCTACGAGGCAGCTGTCGGTATGCGTGCGCTTGAGCGGCGCGGTGTACTGCCGCGTACGCCGGCGCAGGCTGGCGCTTCGGAAGGTGCGGCTCAATCGGCGGGGCCGTTACAGTATACGTACAGCCCGCTACAAAAGGAGCTGCTCTCGCGCTTGCCGTTTACACTTACCGCAGATCAGCAAGCCGTTATCGCAGAGATTAACGCCGACCTCGACGGAACGGCGCCCGCCGCCCGCCTTATACAGGGAGATGTCGGTTCCGGTAAGACCCTTGTTGCATTTTTAGCCTGCTTAAAAGTGATAGAAGGCGGCGGACAGGCGGCGCTGATGGCGCCGACTGAGCTGCTGGCACGGCAGCACGCCGATAACGCAGCAAAGCTTTTGGAACCGCTCGGCGTACGGCTCGCTTTTTTAACCGGTAACCTCAAAGCGGCGGGGCGTTCTCAGCTTTTGCAGCAGCTCGCCTCCGGTAATATCGACCTCATCATCGGTACGCACGCCCTTTTTTCCGCACAAACGCTGTATAAAAACCTGCGTATGGTTGTTATCGACGAACAACATCGCTTCGGGGTACTCCAGCGTTCTGCAATTATCCAAAAGGGCATCGACAGCGGAAAAAAGGCTCCGCATTTTTTGATGATGAGTGCGACGCCCATTCCGCGGACGCTTGCGCTGTCGATGTTCGGCGACCTCGATATTTCCGTCATCAAAACGATGCCTCCCGGGCGTAAGCCGGTGATTACATACGTTGCCCCCGAGAGCAAGGCCGAAAAAGTGTATTATTTTATCGGGCAGGATATCCTTGCCGGAAAGCAAGCCTATTTTGTGTATCCGATTATCGAAGATTCGGATACGCTCAGCCTAAAATCGGCGGAAGATATGTTCGCAGAGCTGACACGGGATTTCCCCCATCACCGGCTTGCGCTCCTGCATTCCAAGGTGCCGGAAGACGAAGCGCGGACTATTATGCAGGAGTTTCGCTCAGGCACTATTCATATCCTCGTGGCTACTAGTGTTATTGAAGTCGGTGTCGATGTGCCGAACGCCACCTGTATGGTCATCGAACACGCCGATCGCTTCGGACTTTCGGCGTTGCATCAGCTGCGGGGCAGAATCGGGCGGGGCAGCGAGCAATCCTATTGTTTTTTACTCTATGGAAAAAATATTACCGAAACCGGCATGGCGCGGCTCAAGGTGATGGCAAGCACGACTGACGGGTTTGTTATTGCGGAGGAAGATTTGAAGCTGCGGGGGCCGGGGGATATCGGCGGCGTTGAGCAGTCCGGCTATTGCGGTTTTGAGCTTGCCGATCCTATCCGCGACTTTGCGCTATTGGAAAAAGCCCGCATCGCCGCCTTCGAAATGCTTGCCGCGCAGCGCGGATTAACTCAACGGGAAAACTCAAATACTTGA
- a CDS encoding outer membrane lipoprotein-sorting protein, with amino-acid sequence MKRSIKKLVLIPLFAAGIIGTLVAEDGKSIVQKSLDVPRPRFTHSAVKMELIDSNNSIDERMIEEWAKDPGDKTGAALIVFRYPASVKDTRFLQIVNKDRANDKWIYMPALRTTRRIASSDGSKSFMGTDASYDDLETRKIDEDTHELLGTETVGAYTCYKIESIPINAKSSQYLKRISYIDQKTSIPIKIEMYDKKGALLKVLEIEKLEQQGAYWIPMQGKMTNVQTKHTTRITILKLELDKPINDKMFTQNFLNTGKL; translated from the coding sequence ATGAAACGCTCAATCAAAAAGCTGGTGTTGATACCACTGTTTGCTGCCGGTATCATTGGGACGCTTGTTGCCGAAGATGGTAAAAGTATTGTTCAAAAATCGCTGGATGTACCGCGTCCGCGTTTTACACACAGTGCTGTAAAAATGGAATTGATCGATTCAAATAATTCCATTGACGAACGTATGATCGAAGAATGGGCAAAAGATCCCGGCGATAAAACCGGCGCGGCGTTGATTGTATTCCGGTATCCTGCTTCGGTAAAAGATACGCGATTTTTGCAGATCGTGAATAAAGACCGTGCCAATGATAAATGGATATATATGCCCGCACTGCGCACAACCCGACGCATTGCTTCCTCAGATGGTTCAAAATCCTTTATGGGAACTGATGCGAGCTATGACGATTTAGAAACACGTAAGATTGACGAGGATACACACGAGCTGCTGGGAACCGAAACAGTCGGTGCTTATACCTGTTATAAGATTGAATCGATACCGATTAATGCAAAGTCAAGCCAGTACCTTAAACGAATTTCATACATCGATCAAAAAACATCCATACCGATAAAAATTGAAATGTATGATAAAAAAGGTGCGTTGCTGAAAGTTTTGGAAATTGAGAAACTCGAACAACAAGGAGCCTATTGGATTCCTATGCAGGGGAAAATGACGAACGTACAAACGAAGCATACTACTCGCATCACCATTCTCAAGCTCGAATTGGATAAACCGATCAACGATAAAATGTTCACGCAGAATTTTTTAAACACGGGTAAGCTATAA
- a CDS encoding galactose/methyl galactoside ABC transporter permease MglC has protein sequence MKDTPEHSTQYTFTQEQIAQADTAKLLEEDAVLAEYTERLDALRKNGVNKVSALTQEIAAVRKNKLISAEEKNTRIAAYRKQIEEAKTVAARYKDEEKELTHKAIQRVNALSDAFEQEVKKNENAKAARHKQEYAEKVQSITEAAEKKKQEITAAFAGKNSEEERREAQQELTAANNAFKSALFDAKNQYQTALWKCKNAKHQVYVDRVQKNIHLRNSKTNFSEDFKLGLKDYAYKFTPAQFFLANGLYIAIVIFFVVCIIVAPLSGSGNLLSLANILTILEQSSVRMFYALGVAGIILLAGTDLSVGRMVAMGAVVTGLILHPGTNIVTFFGMGPWDFTALAMPVRVVLSLGISIIFCVIFSAFAGFFSAWLKIHPFISTLATQLIIYGLLFFGTSGTPVGSIDAGIKDFFGGRWELGVVGGELVTFPKLIIPAVIAIAIAWFIWNKTVLGKNMYAVGGNAEAASVSGISVFKVTMSVFIMAGIFYGFGAFFEAFKANASAGTGQGYELDAIAACVVGGISFNGGIGKLEGAVLGVIIFTGLTYCLTFLGIDTNLQFVFKGFIIIAAVALDSVKYLKKK, from the coding sequence ATGAAAGATACACCTGAACATAGTACACAGTACACGTTTACGCAGGAACAAATTGCGCAGGCGGATACGGCAAAGCTCTTGGAGGAAGATGCCGTTCTTGCCGAGTATACGGAGCGGCTTGATGCATTACGCAAAAACGGAGTGAACAAGGTTTCCGCACTGACGCAGGAGATTGCCGCCGTACGCAAAAATAAATTGATAAGCGCCGAGGAAAAAAACACCCGGATTGCAGCCTATCGCAAGCAAATTGAAGAGGCTAAGACCGTTGCGGCGCGGTATAAAGATGAAGAAAAAGAGCTGACGCATAAGGCGATACAGCGGGTGAATGCGCTTTCCGACGCTTTTGAGCAGGAAGTAAAAAAGAATGAAAATGCAAAGGCGGCGCGGCATAAGCAGGAATACGCGGAGAAGGTGCAAAGCATTACGGAGGCGGCGGAGAAAAAGAAGCAGGAAATTACCGCCGCTTTTGCGGGAAAAAACTCCGAGGAAGAACGGCGGGAGGCGCAGCAGGAATTGACCGCTGCGAACAATGCGTTTAAGTCCGCGCTTTTCGATGCGAAAAATCAGTATCAGACGGCATTGTGGAAGTGCAAAAATGCAAAGCATCAAGTCTATGTCGATCGGGTACAGAAAAATATCCATTTGCGCAACAGTAAAACCAATTTTTCCGAGGACTTTAAACTCGGTTTAAAAGATTACGCCTATAAGTTTACTCCCGCACAGTTCTTTTTGGCAAACGGATTGTACATCGCTATTGTGATATTTTTTGTGGTGTGTATTATCGTTGCGCCGCTGTCGGGCAGCGGGAACCTCTTGAGCCTTGCAAATATCCTGACAATTTTGGAACAATCTTCGGTGCGTATGTTCTACGCGCTCGGCGTTGCGGGAATCATTTTGCTGGCCGGTACGGACTTGAGCGTCGGGCGTATGGTTGCGATGGGCGCGGTGGTTACCGGTTTAATTCTCCATCCGGGAACGAACATCGTAACGTTCTTCGGTATGGGGCCGTGGGATTTTACCGCGCTGGCGATGCCGGTACGGGTAGTGCTTTCGCTCGGAATTTCCATTATTTTCTGCGTGATATTCAGCGCCTTTGCGGGCTTCTTTTCGGCGTGGCTGAAAATTCACCCCTTTATTTCGACGCTCGCGACGCAGCTGATTATCTACGGCCTCTTATTCTTCGGGACGAGCGGTACGCCGGTCGGTTCCATCGATGCCGGTATTAAGGACTTTTTCGGCGGCCGGTGGGAGCTTGGCGTTGTAGGCGGCGAATTGGTAACCTTCCCTAAACTGATTATCCCTGCGGTTATCGCCATCGCGATTGCGTGGTTTATATGGAATAAGACCGTACTGGGCAAGAATATGTACGCGGTCGGCGGCAATGCCGAAGCCGCAAGCGTGAGCGGTATCAGCGTATTCAAGGTAACGATGAGCGTGTTTATTATGGCGGGGATTTTCTACGGCTTCGGCGCCTTCTTCGAGGCGTTTAAGGCGAATGCGAGCGCAGGTACCGGACAGGGGTATGAGCTGGACGCAATCGCTGCCTGCGTAGTCGGCGGTATTTCGTTTAACGGCGGTATCGGCAAGCTGGAAGGCGCGGTGCTCGGCGTTATCATCTTTACCGGTTTAACGTACTGCTTAACCTTCCTCGGCATCGACACTAACTTACAGTTCGTGTTTAAAGGCTTTATCATCATCGCCGCCGTCGCCCTCGATAGCGTGAAATATTTGAAGAAGAAATAA